From the Neobacillus sp. PS3-34 genome, the window AACTGTACCCTGAGTAGTACTTTCAACAGGAATTTCCATCTTCATCGATTCCAGCATTAGTACTTCTTGTCCTTCATTCACTGGTGCACCTTCTGTAACCATTACATTTAAAACCGTTCCCGCCATAGTAGATGTGATTTCTTTCATCGTTAATTCCCCCTGTTATTTCACTAATTTTGCATTTGCCAAAAAGCTGGTTGTATAGCTTCCATTTTGAAAGTCCCGATCAGATAAAATAGACAAAAATAACGGGACATTGGTTTTAATGCCTTCTATTTTCATTTCTTTGAAAAACGATTCAGCTTTCATTAATGCTTCCTGTCTCGTTTCCCCATGAAAAATACATTTTGCAATCATCGGGTCGTAAAAAGGAGTTACAGTATCTCCTTCTGTATAACCGCTATCGATACGAGCATCTGTGTTACCTGCCCATTGCATTACCGTAATTTTGCCTGGCGACGGCAGAAACCGGACAGGGTCTTCTGCGTATAGTCGAAACTCTGCAGAATTGCCGCTTGAAGTAATTTCCGGCTGAAGCAATGGCAATTTTTCGCCTCTCGCAACGAGAATTTGCCATTTCACCAAGTCGAGTCCAGTTACCTGTTCTGTCACCGGATGCTCTACCTGCAGCCTTGTGTTCATTTCCAGAAAATAAAAATTTTCATTTTCATCGACAATGAACTCTATTGTCCCAGCATTTACATATTGAACGGCCCTGGCAGCCTGAAGCGCAGTTTCAAACATCTTTTCTCTTGCCGCATCAGACAGGAACGGTGACGGAGACTCTTCGACCACTTTCTGGTGGCGTCTTTGTATTGAGCAATCTCTTTCAAAAAGGTGGACCATATTCCCATATTGATCACCAAACACCTGCACCTCGATATGTCTTCCTTCAGCAATATATTTTTCTATGAATACTTCATCAGATCCAAAGTATGCTTTTGCTCTTGCCTTAGTGGAATCGAAGGACTTAACGAGCGCTTGCTCATCTTCACAGCGGATCATTCCAATTCCGCCTCCTCCGCTGCTTGCCTTAAGCATGATCGGGTAGCCGATTGATTGGGCAAGATTCACAGCTTCTTCAAGGGACTGGATTCCAGTTCCTGAACCTGGAACGACAGGAACACCTGCCTGCTCCATTGTTTGGCGCGAAATAATTTTATCACCCATTAATT encodes:
- a CDS encoding biotin/lipoyl-containing protein, with protein sequence MKEITSTMAGTVLNVMVTEGAPVNEGQEVLMLESMKMEIPVESTTQGTVKELKVNIGDFVNEGDVLIVLE
- a CDS encoding acetyl-CoA carboxylase biotin carboxylase subunit encodes the protein MQKILIANRGEIALRIIKTCHDMGIETVAVYSDADKEMPFVKAASKAIRIGEAPVNKSYLLADVILEAAKQEKVDGIHPGYGFLSENAAFAQMVEKEGMIFIGPKAKTIELMGDKIISRQTMEQAGVPVVPGSGTGIQSLEEAVNLAQSIGYPIMLKASSGGGGIGMIRCEDEQALVKSFDSTKARAKAYFGSDEVFIEKYIAEGRHIEVQVFGDQYGNMVHLFERDCSIQRRHQKVVEESPSPFLSDAAREKMFETALQAARAVQYVNAGTIEFIVDENENFYFLEMNTRLQVEHPVTEQVTGLDLVKWQILVARGEKLPLLQPEITSSGNSAEFRLYAEDPVRFLPSPGKITVMQWAGNTDARIDSGYTEGDTVTPFYDPMIAKCIFHGETRQEALMKAESFFKEMKIEGIKTNVPLFLSILSDRDFQNGSYTTSFLANAKLVK